A window of the Candidatus Schekmanbacteria bacterium genome harbors these coding sequences:
- the pckA gene encoding phosphoenolpyruvate carboxykinase (ATP) — MEEKDLIPDFQLDYLGLHNLGRVCWNFSTPELYEQAIRRYEAQIVHLGPLAVRMGQHTGRAAKDKYIVDEPQTSKDVWWGKVNVKYPEERFEALFNRMKSYIQGKTIFIQDCYAGADEKYRQSVRIITEFAWHSLFARNMFIQVPRDREKIKNFVPDFTVLHCPNFNADPDEDQTRSGTFVVIHLSKKLILIGGTAYAGEIKKSIFSALNYLLPGQDVLSMHCSANVSKKDPENVAIFFGLSGTGKTTLSTDPERLLIGDDEHGWSDSGVFNFEGGCYAKVIHLSQESEPEIYQCTRRFGTILENVAIDPVLRYVNLDDDTFTENTRASFPRTHLPNIVESGMAGHPKNVIMLTADAFGVLPPIAKLSQEQAMYHFISGYTAKVAGTEKGVTEPTATFSACFGAPFMMRHPSVYAQLLADRIKKYNVSCWLINTGWTGGPYGTGNRMKISYTRALLNAALNGELNNVKMVEDSIFGFLVPQEAPNVPNEILNPRNTWSNPDDYDEMAKKLANLFNENIEQYKDNIPASVLNAGPKIKV, encoded by the coding sequence ATGGAAGAAAAAGATTTGATTCCTGATTTTCAGTTGGATTATCTCGGTCTTCACAATTTAGGCAGAGTTTGTTGGAATTTTTCTACACCTGAACTTTATGAACAAGCTATTAGACGCTATGAAGCACAAATTGTCCATTTGGGGCCATTGGCAGTACGAATGGGACAGCATACAGGACGCGCTGCAAAGGATAAATATATAGTCGATGAGCCGCAAACATCAAAAGATGTTTGGTGGGGCAAAGTCAATGTCAAATATCCTGAAGAGAGGTTCGAAGCCCTTTTCAATCGAATGAAATCATACATTCAAGGAAAAACAATATTTATACAAGATTGTTATGCCGGTGCAGATGAAAAATATCGCCAGTCTGTAAGAATAATCACTGAATTTGCATGGCATAGTCTCTTTGCAAGAAATATGTTTATTCAGGTTCCTCGTGATAGGGAAAAGATAAAAAATTTTGTGCCTGACTTTACTGTCTTACACTGTCCTAACTTCAATGCAGACCCTGATGAAGACCAAACTCGAAGCGGAACTTTTGTCGTAATTCATTTGAGCAAAAAACTAATTTTAATTGGAGGAACAGCATATGCCGGTGAAATCAAAAAGTCCATTTTCTCAGCCTTGAACTATCTGCTTCCGGGACAGGATGTCCTGTCAATGCACTGCTCTGCAAATGTCAGCAAAAAAGATCCTGAAAATGTAGCAATCTTCTTTGGGCTTTCCGGTACAGGTAAAACGACATTGTCAACGGACCCTGAAAGACTTCTTATAGGAGATGATGAACACGGCTGGTCTGATAGTGGTGTATTCAATTTTGAAGGCGGCTGTTACGCAAAAGTAATTCACCTATCTCAGGAATCAGAACCTGAAATTTATCAGTGCACAAGAAGATTCGGTACAATTCTTGAAAATGTTGCAATTGACCCGGTCCTTCGCTATGTGAATCTGGATGATGACACTTTCACAGAGAATACACGCGCTTCATTTCCTCGCACCCACCTCCCCAATATCGTAGAATCAGGTATGGCAGGCCATCCCAAAAATGTAATTATGTTGACTGCTGACGCTTTCGGCGTTTTACCTCCTATCGCAAAACTTTCGCAGGAACAAGCAATGTATCATTTTATAAGTGGTTATACAGCAAAAGTTGCAGGAACTGAAAAAGGAGTTACTGAACCAACTGCTACCTTCAGCGCTTGTTTTGGTGCACCTTTTATGATGAGACATCCATCTGTCTATGCTCAACTTCTTGCCGACCGAATAAAAAAATACAATGTTTCCTGCTGGCTAATCAATACCGGCTGGACAGGTGGACCTTATGGAACAGGAAATCGGATGAAAATCTCATATACAAGAGCTCTATTAAATGCTGCTCTAAATGGTGAATTGAATAATGTAAAAATGGTTGAAGACTCTATCTTTGGCTTTTTAGTCCCTCAGGAAGCACCAAATGTTCCAAATGAGATTTTAAATCCAAGGAATACATGGTCAAATCCTGATGATTATGATGAAATGGCAAAAAAACTTGCCAACCTGTTTAATGAAAATATAGAACAATATAAAGATAACATTCCTGCATCTGTTTTAAATGCTGGACCAAAAATAAAAGTATAA
- a CDS encoding YajQ family cyclic di-GMP-binding protein: MPSFDIVSRIDLQEVDNAVNMTKKELLNRYDFRGIKTIIEFDKKEKEIRLGTSDKMKAEAIADTLRMKASKRGIDLKAFSFGPIQEGLGGNVKQVIKIKEGIDKDSAKKIVKMIKDTKLKVQAQIQDNQVRVSGKKIDDLQEIIRLIKNANLDMALQYVNLKR, translated from the coding sequence ATGCCTTCATTTGATATTGTAAGCAGAATAGATTTGCAGGAAGTTGATAATGCAGTAAATATGACAAAGAAGGAACTTCTCAATCGTTACGATTTTCGCGGCATCAAAACAATCATAGAGTTTGATAAAAAGGAAAAAGAGATTCGTCTTGGCACTTCTGACAAAATGAAGGCAGAAGCAATTGCTGATACATTGAGAATGAAGGCATCGAAAAGAGGTATTGACTTGAAAGCATTCAGTTTTGGCCCCATACAGGAAGGACTTGGAGGCAATGTAAAACAAGTTATCAAGATAAAGGAAGGGATAGATAAGGATAGCGCTAAAAAAATTGTGAAGATGATAAAAGATACAAAATTGAAAGTTCAAGCGCAGATACAAGATAATCAGGTCCGGGTAAGCGGTAAGAAAATTGATGATTTACAGGAAATAATCCGATTAATTAAAAATGCAAACCTTGATATGGCGTTGCAATATGTGAATTTAAAAAGATAA
- a CDS encoding DUF2065 domain-containing protein — translation MGKFLIVAIGLVLIIEGLPYFCFPEGMKKAASMIQDIDSRNLRVFGIIAMLLGLLLIYYGRGFFG, via the coding sequence ATGGGAAAGTTTCTTATTGTTGCAATTGGCTTGGTTTTGATTATTGAAGGATTGCCATATTTTTGTTTCCCGGAAGGTATGAAAAAAGCGGCATCTATGATACAAGATATAGATTCACGAAATTTGCGTGTTTTTGGAATAATTGCTATGTTATTAGGACTCTTGCTTATATACTATGGAAGAGGATTTTTTGGCTGA
- the argB gene encoding acetylglutamate kinase, with product MEKYIEKANTLIEAIPYMREFSGETFVIKYGGSAMLNEELKENFALDVILLKYLGINPVIVHGGGPQIGEFLKKLGKESSFVSGHRVTDSETMTIVEMVLGGTINKEIVSLINRHGGRAIGLTGKDGNLLKAKKIMIHNSEILENNAEKVVDLGRVGEITNVYPDVILELDRRFIPVIAPIGVDKDGNSLNINADIAAGAIAGALKARKFVALTDTEGILDENGKLVSSANESKINDMVERGIIKGGMLPKVKCCLKAIKEGVKKVHIIDGRIKHALLLEIFTQKGIGTEIIAD from the coding sequence ATGGAAAAGTATATAGAAAAAGCAAATACTTTAATTGAAGCTATTCCCTATATGAGGGAGTTTAGTGGAGAGACTTTTGTAATCAAGTATGGCGGAAGCGCTATGCTAAATGAAGAGCTCAAAGAAAACTTTGCTCTCGATGTAATTCTGCTGAAATATCTTGGCATCAATCCTGTGATTGTCCATGGCGGCGGTCCTCAGATTGGAGAATTTCTCAAAAAACTTGGGAAAGAGAGCTCTTTCGTTTCAGGACATAGGGTTACTGATAGTGAGACTATGACGATAGTTGAAATGGTGCTTGGAGGCACAATAAATAAAGAAATCGTATCACTCATAAATAGACATGGGGGGCGTGCTATAGGATTGACAGGTAAGGACGGCAATCTTTTGAAAGCGAAAAAGATAATGATTCACAATTCAGAGATTCTGGAAAATAATGCTGAAAAAGTTGTAGATTTAGGAAGAGTAGGCGAAATCACTAATGTTTACCCTGATGTCATACTTGAGCTCGATAGAAGATTTATTCCAGTTATAGCGCCGATCGGGGTGGATAAAGATGGGAATTCGCTGAATATCAATGCTGATATTGCCGCAGGCGCCATTGCAGGGGCGCTGAAAGCGAGAAAATTCGTTGCATTGACTGATACAGAAGGAATTCTCGATGAAAATGGCAAGCTTGTTTCCTCTGCAAATGAAAGCAAGATAAATGATATGGTTGAAAGAGGAATTATCAAGGGTGGTATGCTTCCAAAAGTTAAATGTTGTCTCAAGGCGATTAAAGAGGGAGTCAAAAAAGTACATATAATAGACGGACGAATCAAACATGCACTCCTTCTTGAAATATTTACTCAAAAGGGAATTGGCACAGAAATAATTGCAGATTAA